A DNA window from Rossellomorea marisflavi contains the following coding sequences:
- the gyrA gene encoding DNA gyrase subunit A, with the protein MAETPQSNVQEINISNEMRSSFLDYAMSVIVSRALPDVRDGLKPVHRRILYAMNDLGMTADKAYKKSARIVGEVIGKYHPHGDSAVYDTMVRMAQDFNYRYMLVDGHGNFGSVDGDAAAAMRYTEARMSKISMELIRDINKDTIDYKDNYDGTEREPEVLPARFPNLLVNGSSGIAVGMATNIPPHNLGEVIDAILAISRDGDITIPELMEHVHGPDFPTAGLIVGRSGIRRAYETGKGSVTMRARVEIEEKSNGKETIIVHEIPYQVNKARLIEKIAELVRDKRIEGITDLRDESDRNGMRIVIEVRKDANANVLLNNLYKQTALQTSFGINLLALVGGQPKVLNLKQCLEHYLDHQRIVIRRRTEFELRKAEARAHILEGLRIALDHIDEIIALIRGSQTTEIAKEGLMENFSLSDKQAQAILDMRLQRLTGLEREKIEDEYQELVKLINELKAILADDEKVLEIIREELLEIKERFNDSRRSEIVAGGIENIEDEDLIPRENIVVSLTHNGYIKRLPVSTYRSQKRGGRGIQGMGTNGEDFVENLLTTSTHDTILFFTNKGKAYKAKGYEIPEFSRTAKGLPIINLLGIEKDEWINAMIRIEEFVDDWYLFFTTKQGISKRTPVSDFANIRTNGLIAINLREQDELISVRLTDGDKDMIIGTKNGLLIRFPETDVRSMGRTATGVKGINLSDDDHVVGMEILEESNDVLVVTVNGYGKRTPASEYRIQTRGGKGLKTLNVTERNGELVAVKAVTGEEDLMLITAQGVMIRMDVNDISTTGRNTQGVKLIRLQDGEFVSTVAKVEKEDEETTPPVETADDIDPQEQPGDDSEE; encoded by the coding sequence GTATCGTTGGGGAAGTCATCGGTAAGTATCACCCGCATGGTGACTCGGCCGTTTACGATACGATGGTGCGTATGGCGCAGGATTTCAACTATCGCTACATGCTCGTGGATGGCCACGGGAACTTCGGTTCGGTGGACGGGGACGCTGCGGCGGCCATGCGTTACACAGAAGCCCGTATGTCCAAGATCTCGATGGAACTGATCCGCGACATCAATAAGGACACAATTGATTATAAAGACAACTATGATGGTACCGAGCGTGAGCCGGAAGTTCTTCCTGCCCGCTTCCCGAACCTGCTCGTGAATGGTTCTTCGGGGATTGCCGTCGGGATGGCCACCAATATCCCTCCTCATAACCTCGGAGAAGTAATTGACGCGATCCTGGCCATCAGCCGTGATGGAGACATCACGATTCCTGAGCTCATGGAGCACGTTCACGGACCTGACTTCCCTACCGCCGGACTGATTGTCGGCCGGAGCGGAATCCGCCGTGCATATGAAACGGGTAAAGGCTCCGTCACCATGAGGGCCCGTGTGGAAATCGAAGAAAAGAGCAATGGGAAAGAAACGATCATCGTCCACGAAATCCCTTATCAGGTCAATAAGGCGCGCCTCATCGAAAAGATTGCGGAGCTTGTTCGCGATAAGCGGATTGAAGGGATCACCGATCTTCGCGATGAATCCGACCGTAACGGGATGAGGATTGTCATAGAGGTTCGTAAGGATGCCAACGCCAACGTCCTTCTGAATAATCTATACAAACAGACCGCCCTGCAAACGAGCTTCGGGATCAACCTCCTTGCTCTTGTTGGAGGACAGCCTAAAGTCTTGAACCTCAAGCAGTGCCTCGAGCATTACCTTGATCACCAGCGCATCGTGATCCGACGCAGGACGGAATTCGAGCTTCGGAAAGCAGAAGCCCGTGCCCACATCCTTGAAGGATTGCGTATTGCCCTTGATCACATCGATGAAATCATTGCCCTGATCCGTGGTTCACAAACGACAGAGATCGCCAAAGAAGGACTCATGGAGAACTTCTCTTTATCTGATAAGCAGGCTCAAGCGATCCTGGACATGCGTCTACAGCGTTTGACCGGTCTGGAAAGGGAGAAGATCGAAGATGAGTACCAAGAGCTTGTGAAACTCATCAATGAGTTGAAAGCAATCCTCGCAGATGATGAAAAGGTACTCGAAATCATCCGTGAAGAGCTTCTTGAGATCAAAGAACGCTTCAACGACAGCCGCCGTTCTGAAATCGTAGCCGGCGGAATCGAAAATATCGAAGATGAGGATTTGATCCCTCGTGAAAATATCGTGGTATCCCTTACTCATAACGGATACATCAAGCGCCTTCCGGTATCAACATACCGTAGCCAAAAGCGTGGAGGACGAGGTATTCAAGGGATGGGTACAAACGGGGAGGATTTCGTTGAGAATCTCTTGACCACTTCCACCCACGATACGATCCTCTTCTTCACGAATAAAGGGAAGGCCTATAAGGCGAAGGGATATGAGATTCCTGAGTTCAGCCGTACGGCTAAAGGCCTGCCGATCATCAACCTCCTCGGAATCGAGAAGGATGAGTGGATTAATGCCATGATCCGTATCGAAGAGTTTGTCGATGATTGGTATCTGTTCTTTACGACAAAGCAGGGGATTTCCAAGCGTACGCCGGTTTCGGACTTCGCCAATATCCGGACGAACGGTCTTATCGCCATCAATCTGAGGGAACAGGATGAACTGATTTCAGTCAGATTGACTGATGGAGATAAGGATATGATCATCGGTACGAAGAATGGTCTGCTTATCCGTTTCCCAGAGACCGATGTCCGGTCCATGGGAAGGACGGCCACCGGTGTCAAAGGGATCAACCTGAGCGACGATGATCACGTCGTCGGTATGGAAATCCTAGAAGAATCCAATGATGTGCTGGTTGTTACCGTCAATGGATACGGTAAACGTACACCTGCAAGCGAGTACCGCATCCAGACGCGTGGCGGTAAAGGATTGAAAACATTGAACGTGACAGAGCGTAACGGGGAACTTGTAGCGGTGAAAGCCGTGACGGGTGAAGAAGACCTCATGCTCATAACGGCTCAAGGTGTCATGATCCGTATGGACGTCAATGATATTTCTACAACCGGCCGTAACACTCAGGGTGTCAAATTGATCCGTCTCCAAGATGGTGAATTTGTATCCACCGTGGCTAAGGTGGAGAAGGAAGACGAAGAAACCACCCCGCCAGTCGAAACGGCAGATGACATCGACCCTCAGGAACAACCGGGTGACGATTCTGAAGAATAA
- a CDS encoding HD-GYP domain-containing protein, with protein sequence MKIKRQDARVGHLVSEDIMGMTSVPLIMKGTVLTDQHIRALRAFNVQELTIESVGDLLKASPPVHHEARDEQKVEISPFLTRYMKSVDDYKKEFVKWQSGMAVDIAKIREILLSVLAEVQESPTLIHTVIQVQSKPDYFYHHAMATALLSTLIGKKLGIDDTQSTQLGLGAALSNCGMAKISSIILKKERPLTEKEFSEVKMHPVYSYKMIKDSPLVKSETKLAILQHHERYDGTGYPSREKGDRVHLYAQIIGIADIFHAMSSDRFYKTKQPIFKVLDIIRKDHFGQFPPQVVTGLLDLISGLSTGTGVRLTSGHQGKVVFTQSSSPTRPIIKLDGTEELFDLSKQQDVHIAEVLS encoded by the coding sequence GTGAAAATCAAACGTCAGGATGCAAGGGTTGGACATCTGGTGTCAGAAGATATAATGGGAATGACCTCTGTTCCACTGATCATGAAAGGCACTGTCTTGACCGACCAGCACATAAGAGCATTGCGCGCATTTAATGTCCAGGAGTTAACGATTGAGAGTGTGGGGGACCTCCTGAAAGCATCCCCTCCCGTCCATCATGAAGCAAGAGATGAGCAGAAGGTGGAAATCTCGCCGTTCCTTACGCGGTACATGAAGTCAGTAGATGATTATAAGAAGGAATTCGTGAAGTGGCAATCCGGGATGGCCGTCGATATTGCTAAAATACGAGAAATTCTCCTATCTGTATTGGCTGAGGTCCAGGAATCCCCTACTTTGATCCACACTGTGATCCAAGTACAATCAAAGCCGGATTACTTCTACCATCATGCGATGGCCACAGCCCTGCTCAGCACGCTTATCGGAAAGAAGTTGGGGATAGACGACACCCAGAGCACGCAGCTTGGTTTGGGCGCAGCCCTATCAAACTGTGGAATGGCCAAGATCAGTTCAATCATTCTAAAAAAGGAACGTCCACTGACGGAAAAAGAATTTAGTGAAGTGAAGATGCACCCTGTCTACAGTTATAAGATGATTAAAGACTCCCCACTGGTGAAAAGTGAAACCAAACTCGCCATCCTCCAGCATCATGAACGGTATGACGGGACTGGTTATCCTTCCAGAGAAAAAGGAGACCGCGTACATCTGTATGCCCAAATCATCGGAATTGCAGATATCTTCCACGCCATGAGTTCTGATCGTTTCTATAAAACGAAACAACCGATCTTCAAAGTACTCGATATCATCAGGAAGGACCACTTTGGTCAATTCCCTCCGCAGGTCGTCACAGGTCTCCTCGACTTGATCAGTGGATTGAGTACGGGGACAGGTGTCCGACTTACTTCCGGTCACCAGGGGAAGGTGGTATTCACACAGTCCAGCTCACCGACAAGACCGATCATCAAATTGGATGGGACAGAAGAACTCTTCGATTTATCCAAGCAGCAGGACGTTCATATAGCAGAAGTCCTCTCATGA
- a CDS encoding glutathione peroxidase, with protein MSSLYDLTVKKSDGSDVALEEYEGKVMLIVNTASKCGFTPQFKELQGLYEEYKEQGLVVLGFPCDQFMNQEFDNQDEILEFCQVNYGVSFPMFAKVDVKGKDAHPLFKYLTKEKKGLLLSDIKWNFTKFLISKDGEVYDRYSPQTNPRKIEDDIVKLLQQ; from the coding sequence ATTTCTTCACTATATGATTTGACGGTAAAAAAATCAGATGGTTCGGATGTGGCCCTTGAAGAGTATGAAGGCAAGGTGATGCTGATCGTGAATACGGCGAGTAAGTGCGGATTCACGCCTCAATTCAAGGAGCTGCAGGGTCTGTACGAAGAGTATAAGGAGCAGGGGCTTGTTGTCCTTGGCTTCCCATGTGATCAGTTCATGAATCAGGAGTTTGATAATCAGGATGAGATTCTGGAGTTCTGTCAGGTGAACTATGGGGTATCGTTCCCGATGTTTGCGAAGGTGGATGTGAAGGGGAAGGATGCCCATCCACTATTCAAGTATTTGACGAAGGAAAAGAAGGGCCTTCTTCTTTCCGATATCAAGTGGAATTTCACGAAGTTCCTCATTTCCAAAGACGGGGAAGTGTACGATCGCTATTCGCCTCAGACCAATCCGCGTAAAATCGAAGATGATATTGTGAAATTGCTTCAGCAATAG
- a CDS encoding YaaC family protein, translating to MRDIRHWRDFLHYFQSASYTQKFLSRCYRSMPGSDVKSYDNCYPFMYYLEQGEIYYKQAEDSPLSIRPILLFYGFIHFIKAVVLTTDPNYPETTTVLAHGITSRKRKKQQYRFLHDEVKIQKNGLFNHFSSLHFDLKHLEGEKYKMEDLLDQIPEMADSFKILTKKTTMFPFSEGRLAIDDCMLSHFHWTPNAFRQHHASLPEGIHWEGQDTLSTTLRNEALPFRWDRQERKLALPAIRNEASSLPEVLIHYAILYNLSMIARYETEWWMELLKNRTTEDYPFILAFITLTTEKGPSLLGELLENKMKQEME from the coding sequence TTGCGTGATATCAGGCACTGGAGGGACTTCCTCCACTATTTCCAATCGGCTTCCTACACACAGAAATTCCTGAGCCGATGCTATCGTTCCATGCCCGGATCCGATGTCAAAAGCTATGATAATTGCTACCCCTTCATGTATTATCTCGAACAAGGGGAGATCTATTATAAACAGGCAGAAGATTCGCCGCTGTCGATTAGACCGATCCTTCTTTTTTACGGCTTCATCCATTTCATCAAGGCGGTCGTGCTCACGACAGATCCGAACTACCCGGAAACCACCACCGTCCTCGCCCACGGGATCACGTCCCGGAAAAGGAAGAAACAGCAGTACCGATTCCTGCACGATGAAGTGAAGATCCAGAAGAACGGACTCTTCAATCATTTTTCATCCCTCCACTTCGATCTCAAGCATCTGGAAGGGGAAAAATATAAGATGGAAGACCTCCTGGACCAGATCCCGGAAATGGCCGATTCCTTTAAGATCCTCACGAAGAAGACGACCATGTTCCCTTTTTCCGAAGGAAGGCTTGCAATCGATGATTGCATGCTTAGCCATTTCCACTGGACACCCAATGCTTTCCGTCAGCACCACGCATCCTTACCGGAAGGAATCCACTGGGAAGGGCAGGACACCCTTTCCACTACCCTGAGGAATGAAGCCCTTCCGTTCAGGTGGGACCGTCAGGAACGGAAGCTCGCCTTGCCTGCGATCAGGAATGAAGCCAGCTCACTGCCTGAGGTTCTGATACACTATGCCATCTTGTACAATCTCAGCATGATTGCCCGCTATGAAACCGAGTGGTGGATGGAACTCTTAAAAAACCGGACGACCGAAGACTACCCGTTTATCCTCGCCTTCATCACCCTAACCACTGAAAAAGGCCCTTCCCTATTAGGGGAACTACTTGAAAACAAAATGAAGCAGGAGATGGAATGA